GTAGATCTAATAGCCATTTTCGACCATTAACAAGCTTTGAAAAAGCTTGGAGTTTTGGGTGTTTTCAACGTAAACGAAACAGAAAATACAATCTAAAATATTGATAAACTCAATACTCATCCTCCAATTTGATTTTATCtaccaataatatataatttggattttttttttatgtaaatcagatttgaaaaaaaaaaaattaattctaataagccctaaaatcaaatgtccaagctctgataccaattgttataattaatacacaatgtgcattaaataaacaataatcaatatcaaatcatgctcatgaatttccatgatcaaacattttatttagggcattaatataataattacgTACCTCCAATTATCGCATTGatctctaataatcatgttgattACACTTCTTTGATCTACACATATAGAGAAAATGAGAGCTTGGGAGTAATGAACACTACTCTATCATTCTCTCTACACCATAGCCACACTCATTTCACCTTAATCATCAATCAAGAGTACAACCCTTTATATAAGGAATTATGGGCCAATTGGGCTTACATGCCCAATGTGAGAGAATTAGTtgtcttggcccaatgggctgaccaaagacgttttagagcgtgtccatgggccccgagcatgttagtacattatgtccatcccattatggcccgatggtaatatcatgcattaccgattatatagttatcattacatgctaataccgacattgtgtgagcaacacttaattatgttagtccatataaaatattataacaaaataaccatatttaatttttgtttctgaAAAAGAATGCATAGCTTATGAGTGTATACATTGGCACGAACTATTTCCATGAGAGTAATACATGacactcattttttttttttaaaatacatgaTACTATATCCAAATACATGTGAAGGAAGACAATTCAATATTTTTTCAGAAATTAAAACTGAGTTTTTCTTACAAGAATCATAAGCTTATTAACAAACTCAATTAAGAACTTTGAATTCTTCCCAAAGTACTACCACATCAGCTGCTGAACAAATAGCACAATAATTGTCCTTATTTTCACTTGTCAAGAACCCATGATCTCGAGGCTGCAAAATTTCAAAGTAAaacattatattaatattaatttcacaAATCTGATTCACTTATTAGTAAGTAAAAAAGGAAGTACTACTAATACATTATATAATATGGTTTATTAGCCAACCACATGTTGTGATAATTGTTAACACATCATATACGAAAATTGAATAAATTAATTGAAAGAAATAGTAATTGTATAGACTATTTAATAgataataaatatatacattaTATTAATTCTATTAAGGACACTTAGCCAATAGCCAAAAGCTGATATAAAAGTTGACATAATCAGGAATATAAAGTAAAACACAataccaaacatcataacataatatagaaaaaaaagtaACATGATTAATATGGTAGCTTAAGTTTAACTAGTGTCTGTAAAAAGGGTTACTCGTTAGTATTAACAAATGtcataattaaaaatatcataacGGATGGTTAAGTAGTATACAAAGTTGACATACAAAGGTAAAACTAACATACTTGGGTCATTTAATGATAGAATAATAAGGAACACAACACAAGTCCCACTTCACTTTACTTTGTTAATACCAAgtttacagtttttttttttttgtggggagACCAAGTTTACAATTGAATTGGCCATATTTACCcttattactaattttattaaatttatacttttttaatataaactttctgAGCTACCCTTCCTACCCTTCTCATATTTATTATAATTACAATTCACTATGTTATtgtttgccaaaaaaaaaaacaaaatttgaaGATTAATGAATTCAAAAAGAAATTACTTAAAAATAATGCAAAAAAGGTAAAAGTATGATTCAAGTTGAGGGTATAATAAGAATATTGAACCAAAGAATaagtatttttataatatttttagaTTGGAGGTACTATTAACCTAGAAATTCTAAAAATGTTTATATAATGTAGTTTCCACTTGCATGTTTGTTAATAGGGAAATGAATTACCTTGTGTTGAGATTTGGTCATCTTTGTCAAAACTCAAGGCCCAAAAGAAATATCCACGAAGCCCAAGGGCCTGAGCAAACCCAATCTTGGTAGTTACCGTAAGAGCATTATCAAACGTAATCCATGTTGAGTTCACAACACTATAGACCGTGACAGTGTCCACGTCATACACCACGGTGGCACCTTCCTGCTCGATCATCTTGTCAACCAATTTGAAATTCAACGCCCCATCTCCTGGGCCTGGACCCACAGCAATTGAGCCCATTCCACTGACATTTGGGTCTTCAAGCTTCCAAGTCCGCCCATAAAGGGGCAATCCCATGACCATCTTTTCAGTCGGCATTCCGGCCCGAATCCACGATTTAAGCCCATAAATCGTGTTTATGTCACTAGTTGGATCGAACAAAGCGGAATTGGGCCCAGTTATATTACTCCAAGATCCATGGTAATCATAACACATGACATTGATCCAGTCCAAGCTTTCTCTCATCGCCGGCACCGGGAACGAATGGTTGACTTCCGACAAGAAAAACTGGACGGAAAAGTATACTGCCGCCGTGAGAAGCAGAGGGGGCCTAGAAGTGAGTTGGGCCTCTTCATTCACGGCCCATCTCCATTCTTTCAGTAACAGGCCGAAGTCCATCATTTCTTTTGGGCTTTCTGGCGATTCCCAATCAAGGTCCACTCCATCAAACCCAAACTTACGTGCAACTTCAATAGAAGATTGTATGAAAGCTTTACGTGAAGAAGCTTTGGACGCCATGAGGGCAAAGTCTGTACGAGCTCCGCCTCCGCCGACGGAGAACAGAGTCTTCGCCGGAGGATTGGCATGGCGAAGGGTGGAGGTGAAGTTGGAGAGAGAAATAGCTGTGGAATTCGATATTTCGAACTTGAAAGTGACGTCGTTTGGGAGGAGAAAAGCATAGAAAATATGTGTGAACAAAGATGTGTTTATGGCTGATGGTGGGAAATCCCTAGGCGATGGCCAGTAGCCGCCTTTGATGGCCGGCAGAGACGACCGGTCGCCGCCAAGATTTGATCCGGAGGCTGCCATGGTCAACGGATTAGCCACAACAAAAATGAGAAAAGGAAAGAAGTACTTGAGGCCTGCCATTTTATTTTACTATAAAAGAGGTTGTGTGCTCTATGCTAGACTTTGATGTGAGAATATATATagaaaaacatagaaaaaaatatatttttgtcaaAGCTTTGGATTTTTCTTGGTGTATTTTCTTTCTTGTGTTTATGATAAATGGACTGATCTTGTATAAATCGTTAGCTATTTCGATTTGGCTTTATTTATTATGAACAATTAATTAAGTATTATTAGGCGTGCCATTAATTTAAGttataatttcttttattttaaactattttcaaataagaattcataataaatttttgaattttgagCTAGTATATTAGGAAAGATTTTTTTTATACTGGAGATCAGGAGAATTCGAACTTTTGGACAAGGGAAAAAAGTGTGGTACCAGCAAACTATCAAACTATGCTTAAGTCGATAGTATTAAagattatatatttatgttttggCATGTAGTTGAATTTTTTTGAATTGAATCTTTTATTTTGATTGTGCAGAAAGATCAAATATTGGGATTTAGTGTTGAAATTCTCCTTGTAAGCCGCCCGTTAAGACTCAATCAGAGTACTCTTTTTctagaaacttttttttttttttatattatagaTTCTATATGGTGTGATTGGAGGGGTAAATAAGTTTAAGATTAAGTAATAATTTAACTTACTAAACTACTTGCTATATTAAGTAATAAGTTGGTTTAACGGTGTTAACATATTTTATATTGACGGAGTgagaataaatttaaaatatgtctgcaaatttaaatttattgatgataaaatgatatatttttttcattattattaaatTTCATGTATATATTTGTGGAGTAATAATAGTACTGtatgataatatatattttaaaaaaaaaaaaatttccttcCATTGTAA
The Humulus lupulus chromosome 6, drHumLupu1.1, whole genome shotgun sequence DNA segment above includes these coding regions:
- the LOC133784371 gene encoding class V chitinase CHIT5b-like; translated protein: MAGLKYFFPFLIFVVANPLTMAASGSNLGGDRSSLPAIKGGYWPSPRDFPPSAINTSLFTHIFYAFLLPNDVTFKFEISNSTAISLSNFTSTLRHANPPAKTLFSVGGGGARTDFALMASKASSRKAFIQSSIEVARKFGFDGVDLDWESPESPKEMMDFGLLLKEWRWAVNEEAQLTSRPPLLLTAAVYFSVQFFLSEVNHSFPVPAMRESLDWINVMCYDYHGSWSNITGPNSALFDPTSDINTIYGLKSWIRAGMPTEKMVMGLPLYGRTWKLEDPNVSGMGSIAVGPGPGDGALNFKLVDKMIEQEGATVVYDVDTVTVYSVVNSTWITFDNALTVTTKIGFAQALGLRGYFFWALSFDKDDQISTQASRSWVLDK